In Zingiber officinale cultivar Zhangliang chromosome 8B, Zo_v1.1, whole genome shotgun sequence, a single genomic region encodes these proteins:
- the LOC122014542 gene encoding uncharacterized protein LOC122014542, which yields MALTNFIVTVVGVGAAILLFRTDARQSAAIFRRNLRQIRNWLEEETASTAKSMERSSAKELDSQIPKKETPKDEKH from the exons ATGGCGTTGACCAACTTCATTGTGACGGTGGTGGGCGTCGGCGCCGCCATCCTTCTTTTCCGCACGGATGCTAGGCAGTCTGCCGCCATCTTCCGCCGCAACCTTCGCCAGATCCGAAATTGGCTCGAAGAAGAAACCGCCTCCACTGCCAA GTCCATGGAGCGATCATCAGCCAAGGAGTTGGATTCTCAGATTCCTAAAAAAGAAACTCCGAAGGATGAGAAGCATTAG
- the LOC122014541 gene encoding putative calcium-binding protein CML19: protein MASVVASKASKWLSLKRSKLRLFVPHLPSSPVAVPCSPSSSRDRTSELWEVFKHFDRDRDGRVSYVELRASFDLLGEEMPVAAAQAVIADLDSDGDQLLDFEDFVRLVEGEGEKIESKDDEELKKVFEMFEVVKGSGRITPRGLKTMLSRLGDERSIEECKTMIGAYDLDGDGELNFHEFYQMMT, encoded by the coding sequence ATGGCCAGTGTGGTTGCGTCTAAAGCGTCAAAATGGCTCTCTCTCAAGAGATCCAAGCTCAGACTATTTGTCCCTCACCTGCCATCCTCCCCCGTTGCTGTTCCTTGCTCACCATCAAGTAGTAGAGATAGAACGAGTGAGTTATGGGAGGTCTTCAAACACTTTGATCGAGATAGGGACGGGAGGGTCTCCTACGTGGAACTAAGGGCCTCGTTTGACTTGCTGGGGGAGGAGATGCCGGTGGCGGCGGCCCAAGCTGTCATTGCCGACTTGGACTCCGATGGCGACCAACTTTTGGACTTTGAGGACTTCGTTAGATTAGTAGAGGGGGAGGGGGAGAAGATCGAGAGCAAAGATGATGAGGAACTTAAGAAGGTGTTCGAGATGTTTGAGGTGGTTAAGGGGTCAGGAAGGATCACACCCAGGGGGTTGAAAACAATGCTAAGTAGGCTCGGCGACGAGCGGTCAATCGAGGAGTGCAAAACCATGATAGGAGCATATGACCTTGATGGAGATGGCGAGCTCAATTTCCATGAGTTCTACCAGATGATGACATAG